GAGCGTTCCGGACGCATGGCCGGCCGCCGGGTGGACCACCATGCCGGCCGGTTTGTCGAGCACCAGCACGGCGTCGTCCTCGTAGAGGACGTCGAGGGGGATCGCTTCGGCGGCGGGCTCGGCGGGCTCGGGCGGGGGGACCACCAGGGTCACCGCGTCGTCCACCGTGAGGCGTGCGGCGGGATCGCTCAGCGGTTCACCGTTGAGTTTTGTGGCGCCGGACCGTATCAGCGCCTGGACGCGGGTGCGGCTGAGACCGGAGGCGGCGGCGAGGAGCGCATCGGCGCGCCCGGCGCGTGTCATCACGAAGGTCTCGCCCGACCCCATCTCGCAATCGCCCGACGTGGCAGGAGGCTCGGTGTCCTCATCAGAGGTCCAGGAAGAGGAAGAACCGCTCGATCCGGCGGTGGAGCGGGTTCGTCGCAAGCTGGTGCGTCTCCTGTTGGTGTCGTCCAGCGTGATGCTGCTGGGCTTCGCGGCGGTGGCGATCGCGGTGTTCTATCGCATTTCCGAGAGCGGCGCGCGGCCGGACGGCACCCCTGTCGCGTTAGACGTCGCCGCAGAGGAAGTGCGTGCGGTGACGGCCGACGACGGGATGCTGGTGATCACCATCGGCGGCGCCACACCGCGGATCGAGGTTCGCCGGATGGACGACGGCGTGCTGATGCGTCGCTTCGATCTCACCGGGGCGCCGGCGGCGGCCCCCGAGTAGGGGCGCCCCGCGGCACCCCTCAGGCGGTGGGACGGCTCAGACTTGGGCCGTCGCGTTCTGGACGACCACCACCGGGGTGCCGATCTTGACGCGCTCGTAGAGGTCGATCGAGTCGACGTTCAGCATACGGATGCAGCCCGACGACATCGCCTTGCCGATCGAGGACGGATCGTTGGTGCCGTGCAGGCGGTAGAGCGTGTCGCGGCCGCCTTTGTAGAGGTACATGGCGCGCGCGCCGAGCGGATTGGCCGGGCCGCCGGGCATGCCGCTGGCCCATTTGCGCAGCTCGGGCTGGCGCTTGATCATGTTGGACGGCGGCGTCCACGTCGGCCACTGCGCCTTGCGGCCGATTTTGGCGCTGCCCCCCCACGAGAAGCCGTCGCGGCCGACGCCGATGCCGTAGCGGATCGCGGTCGTTCCGTCCTCGATCAGGTAGAGGTGGCGGCTGGAGGTGTCGACCACCACCGTTCCGGGCTTGTAGCGACCCGAGTGGGACACATATTGCCGGCGGAACTCGACAGGGATCGTGTTGTAGTCGACCCGCGGCAGCGGGAAGGCCTCGCGCTCGGGCGTGCCGAGCTGCGGAACCGGACGATAGCCGAGTGTCGCACTCTGGAAGGTGCCACCGTTGACGCAGCCCGAGAGCGTCGCGGCCGCACTGGTCGCCCCCAGGATGCAGAACGTCCTGCGGTTCATGAAGTTACTCGGCATCATCCGTTTCCTTTTGCGGGGAGCCGGCATGCGCGGCATCGCACGCCGGCCAACATCCTGTTGATGCGGAATTAACGCCCGATCTCAAGGCTCGGTCGCCGGACCTCAAGTTCTCGTGAGCGCTCGGAGAGCACTCCGGTCCGGCTGTGTGGTGTGGTTGCAACGGTGCACGCAATCACGCGTACACCATGTCGCAGCCGCGGCGGCGTCAGGCGAGCGTGTCGCGGGCGATGATCAGCCGCTGGATCTCGCTGGTGCCTTCGTAGATCGTGGTGATTCGCACGTCGCGGGCATACCGTTCGACCGGGTGGTCGCGGATATAGCCCGCCCCGCCGAAGAGCTGCAGCGCCGTGTAAGTGGCCCGCTGCGCCGCCTCGCTCGCATAGAGCTTGGCCATCGACGCCGCCTTGCCGAAGGGGCGCCCCGCCTCCTTCAGCGCCGCCGCCTGGAGGATGAGGAGCCGCGCGGCCTCGAGTTCGGTCTCGGTGTCGGCGATCATCCACTGCGGGCCCTGCATCGCGGCGATCGGCCGGCCGAACTGCTCGCGCTCCTTGATGTGCGCGATCGCCGCGTCCACGGCCGCCCGCGCGATGCCCAGCGCCAGTGCCGCGATGCCGATGCGCCCGCCCGCCAGTTCGCCCGCGGCGATGCGGAAGCCGCCGTGCAGCGGCCCCAGCAGCGCGTCCGCCGGGATGCGGCAATCCTCGAAGTGCACCGCGTTGGTGGCCGAGCCGCGCTGGCCGAGCTTGTCCTCCTCGCGCCCGACGACGAGCCCGGGCGTCCCAGCCTCGACGAGGAAGGCGGAGATGCCCTTGCCCTTGGGCGCGTCCGGGTCGGTCACCGCCCACACCACGAAGAGGCCCGCGTAGGCGGCGGAGGTGATGTAGAGCTTCGAGCCGTTCAGCACCCACTCGTTGCCGGACATGACCGCGCGCGTCGTCAGTGCCGCGGGGTCGGAGCCGGCGGACGCCTCGGTGAGGCAGAAGGCGCCGGCCTTGTAGGTGCCGTCGGCGAGGCGGGGGAGGTGGGTGCGCTTCTGCTCCTCACTTCCCACCGAGGCGATCACCTCGCCCACCATGTTGGTGACCGAGACGGTCACGCCCGTCGCCGCGCAGGCGTTGCCGACCGCCTCGACGGTGAGCGCGAAGGCGGTCGTTCCGGCCTCCGTGCCGCCGTATTCGGCCGGTGCATCGACCGCCATGAAGCCGTTGGCGGCGAGCCGCTCGAGGTTGGCGAGGAAGGCCTCGCGAGCGGCCGGCTCGCCACGGTCGAGCGCCGCGGCGTTGGGCGCCAGGTGCTCCTGCGCGATCCGCCGCGCGGCGTCCGCGATCAACTCCTGATCCTCGGTGAGCAGCATCGTGCGTCCTCCCCCTATCCGTCCATCCGTCGTCGCGCCCGTCCGTCGTCCTATCGTGGGGCCATGCGGATCGCGCCGTCGAGGCGGATCACCTCGCCGTTCAGGATGGGGCTCTCGACGATATATTTGGCGAGGTCGGCGTACTCGTCGGGCTTGCCGAGGCGCTTGGGGAAGGGGACCTGCTCGCCGAGCGAGGCCTGCGCCTTCTCCGGCAGCCCCGCCAGCATCGGCGTCTCGAAGATGCCGGGCGCGATGGTCGCGACGCGGATGCCGAACTGGCTCATCTCGCGCGCCAGCGGCAGCGTCAGCGCCGCGACGCCGCCTTTGGACGCGGCGTAGGCGACCTGTCCGATCTGCCCG
This portion of the Acuticoccus sp. I52.16.1 genome encodes:
- a CDS encoding acyl-CoA dehydrogenase family protein; this translates as MLLTEDQELIADAARRIAQEHLAPNAAALDRGEPAAREAFLANLERLAANGFMAVDAPAEYGGTEAGTTAFALTVEAVGNACAATGVTVSVTNMVGEVIASVGSEEQKRTHLPRLADGTYKAGAFCLTEASAGSDPAALTTRAVMSGNEWVLNGSKLYITSAAYAGLFVVWAVTDPDAPKGKGISAFLVEAGTPGLVVGREEDKLGQRGSATNAVHFEDCRIPADALLGPLHGGFRIAAGELAGGRIGIAALALGIARAAVDAAIAHIKEREQFGRPIAAMQGPQWMIADTETELEAARLLILQAAALKEAGRPFGKAASMAKLYASEAAQRATYTALQLFGGAGYIRDHPVERYARDVRITTIYEGTSEIQRLIIARDTLA
- a CDS encoding L,D-transpeptidase — its product is MNRRTFCILGATSAAATLSGCVNGGTFQSATLGYRPVPQLGTPEREAFPLPRVDYNTIPVEFRRQYVSHSGRYKPGTVVVDTSSRHLYLIEDGTTAIRYGIGVGRDGFSWGGSAKIGRKAQWPTWTPPSNMIKRQPELRKWASGMPGGPANPLGARAMYLYKGGRDTLYRLHGTNDPSSIGKAMSSGCIRMLNVDSIDLYERVKIGTPVVVVQNATAQV